In Scatophagus argus isolate fScaArg1 chromosome 5, fScaArg1.pri, whole genome shotgun sequence, a genomic segment contains:
- the igsf5b gene encoding immunoglobulin superfamily member 5 isoform X3 — MDIYSVLVLLLSCRIQVKERRKDICWNPSGELCIDAYLSGAQLKLSPETLTVLRGEEARFTCSTTNPQWTVMTWLLNGEVVITISNETGVLPSVNTDSTAEKNCDSPGDCWVFVLKNTERQNQGQVTCDLQGIERKSASLFVQEKGSVKVFGDDKLALKGQSVLFECQASGWYPQPTLQWQVNNKMISEGEYNISTEESGRSLFTVNSSLRVTAAKSSCVDCLASVSALPTPLKSSIRLTVVTEVEQEGSDCTVPLAITASLSAILLLLLLCICTVLWYRQRIQTTCNSPAGAQLGSAVNQPDTMTNPVRGQE, encoded by the exons ATGGACATCTATTCTGTGTTAGTCCTCCTACTTTCATGCAGGATTCAAG TGAAAGAAAGACGCAAAGATATATGCTGGAATCCATCTGGGGAACTGTGCATTGATGCGTatctgt CTGGAGCTCAGTTGAAGCTGTCACCTGAAACACTAACTGTCCTGCGAGGAGAGGAGGCCCGGTTTACCTGCAGCACCACCAACCCCCAGTGGACTGTGATGACGTGGCTGCTAAACGGTGAGGTGGTTATCACCATCTCCAACGAGACCGGTGTCCTTCCCTCCGTCAACACTGATTCGACAGCCGAGAAAAACTGTGACTCACCGGGAGACTGCTGGGTGTTTGTCCTGAAgaacacagagaggcagaaccAGGGACAAGTGACCTGTGACCTCCAGGGCATTGAAAGGAAATCAGCAAGCCTGTTTGTACAAG AAAAGGGCAGCGTGAAAGTCTTTGGGGATGACAAGTTGGCCTTAAAGGGGCAGTCGGTCCTGTTTGAATGCCAAGCATCAGGATGGTATCCTCAACCTACTTTGCAGTGGCAGGTGAATAACAAAATG ATCAGCGAGGGTGAATACAACATCAGTACTGAAGAATCGGGGAGAAGCCTCTTCACTGTGAACAGCAGCCTCCGTGTGACAGCAGCAAAGAGCTCTTGTGTGGATTGTCTGGCCTCTGTGTCTGCCCTCCCCACACCACTGAAGAGCAGCATCCGCCTGACAGTGG TTACAGAGGTGGAGCAGGAAGGAAGTGACTGCACAGTCCCGCTGGCGATAACTGCCTCCCTCTCTGCtatcctgctgctcctcctgctctgcaTCTGCACTGTCCTCTGGTACAGACAAAGGATACAAACAA CTTGTAACTCCCCTGCTGGTGCTCAGCTTGGCTCTGCTGTCAATCAACCAGACACAATGACAAACCCAGTGCGAGGCCAAGAGTAA